In the genome of Vicia villosa cultivar HV-30 ecotype Madison, WI linkage group LG7, Vvil1.0, whole genome shotgun sequence, one region contains:
- the LOC131616474 gene encoding pectinesterase 3 gives MDTIKSFKGYGKVDELEQQAFKKKTRKRITIITISSLILIAVIIAAVAGILIHKRNTSSNPSSNSLPNTDLNPATSLKAVCDATQYPNSCFAAISSLPESNTTDPEKLFKLSLKVAIDELSNLTRFSNKLKASGDTRLEKALRVCGTVLGDSLDRLNDSMSTVIADEKILSPAKVRDVETWLTAALTDHDTCLDAVGELNSTAARGVLKQIETAMKNSTEFASNSLAIVTKVIRLLSNFEIPSHHRRLLEFPEWLGAAERRLLADTVNTTADAVVAKDGSGQYTTIGEALKNVKKKSDVRFVVYVKKGIYVENIDLDKNTWNVMIYGDGMTETIVSGSRNFIDGTPTFETATFAVKGKGFIAKDIQFLNTAGASKHQAVAFRSGSDQSVFYKCSFVGYQDTLYAHSNRQFYRECEITGTIDFIFGNAAVVFQSCKIMPRQPLSNQFNTITAQGKKDPNQNSGIVIQKSTITPYDNLVAPTYLGRPWKDFSTTLIMKSDIGSFLKPVGWISWVANVEPPSSILYAEYQNTGPGADVTQRVKWAGYKPAIADEEALKFTVESFIQGSEWLPNAAVQFESTL, from the exons ATGGATACTATCAAATCCTTCAAAGGTTACGGCAAAGTAGACGAACTAGAACAACAAGCATTCAAAAAAAAGACACGTAAGCGCATCACCATCATAACCATCTCCTCCCTCATTCTCATCGCAGTCATCATAGCCGCGGTCGCAGGAATCCTCATACACAAGCGCAACACCTCATCAAACCCCTCCTCCAACTCCCTCCCCAACACCGATTTAAACCCTGCCACGTCACTCAAAGCCGTTTGCGACGCAACTCAGTACCCCAACTCGTGCTTCGCCGCAATCTCCTCCCTCCCCGAATCCAACACCACCGATCCGGAGAAGCTCTTCAAGCTCTCACTCAAAGTTGCCATCGACGAACTCTCCAATCTCACGCGCTTTAGTAATAAGCTCAAAGCGAGTGGAGACACGCGCCTTGAGAAAGCTTTACGTGTTTGCGGCACCGTTCTTGGAGATTCTTTGGATCGGCTCAATGATTCGATGTCGACGGTTATCGCCGATGAGAAGATTCTCTCACCGGCGAAAGTCCGCGACGTCGAAACATGGCTTACCGCTGCTTTAACAGATCACGATACGTGTTTGGACGCTGTTGGTGAGTTAAACTCCACCGCCGCGCGTGGTGTTTTGAAACAAATCGAGACCGCTATGAAAAACTCTACTGAGTTTGCTAGTAACAGTTTGGCGATCGTAACAAAGGTTATAAGATTATTATCGAATTTTGAGATTCCGAGTCACCACCGGAGGTTGTTAGAGTTTCCGGAGTGGTTAGGAGCGGCTGAGAGGAGGCTTCTGGCGGATACGGTGAACACGACGGCGGATGCGGTGGTGGCGAAGGATGGTTCTGGACAGTATACTACTATAGGGGAAGCGTTGAAGaatgtgaagaagaagagtgatGTGAGATTCGTTGTGTATGTGAAGAAAGGGATATACGTGGAGAATATCGATTTGGATAAGAATACGTGGAATGTGATGATCTACGGTGATGGTATGACGGAAACCATCGTCAGCGGTAGCCGGAATTTCATCGACGGCACACCGACCTTTGAAACTGCCACCTTcg CTGTTAAAGGCAAGGGGTTCATTGCCAAGGACATACAATTCCTGAACACTGCAGGTGCATCTAAGCACCAAGCTGTGGCATTCCGATCCGGCTCAGATCAATCTGTGTTCTACAAGTGTTCATTTGTGGGATATCAGGATACCCTTTACGCACATTCAAATCGTCAATTCTACCGTGAATGTGAAATTACAGGTACCATAGACTTCATATTTGGAAATGCAGCTGTTGTGTTCCAGAGTTGCAAAATCATGCCTAGGCAACCACTATCAAATCAGTTCAACACCATAACAGCTCAGGGTAAAAAGGATCCTAATCAAAACTCTGGAATTGTGATCCAGAAATCAACTATTACGCCTTATGACAATCTCGTTGCACCAACTTACCTTGGTAGGCCATGGAAAGATTTCTCCACCACTCTTATCATGAAATCAGATATTGGCTCATTCTTGAAACCAGTGGGGTGGATAAGTTGGGTTGCTAATGTGGAACCTCCAAGTAGCATCCTATATGCTGAATACCAGAACACTGGGCCAGGAGCAGATGTAACCCAAAGAGTCAAGTGGGCCGGTTATAAGCCGGCTATCGCAGACGAAGAGGCGTTGAAGTTCACAGTAGAGTCCTTTATCCAGGGCTCTGAGTGGTTGCCAAATGCTGCTGTGCAGTTTGAATCTACCTTGTGA